A single genomic interval of Candidatus Margulisiibacteriota bacterium harbors:
- a CDS encoding ankyrin repeat domain-containing protein has protein sequence MKGKIISVNIEQNELSDYMLFILEELGRGVNIFDGNETEQVLEELLNYKNIYPGQNNVLRILLGKIEPVATKYDLGFLLGAERPEIDENDEKTKVRVSIYICLERIDEMNAKLIMPRLARDFGVLKFGTAPGKFFTKNELLIKAADDNDLDKLQLLIKKGADVNATNEEGDTALTLSADKGHIKIVKKLLEIPGINVNTKNNYSDSALILAVDSGHLNVVKELVKFKELEVNAIGENGDTPLMLAAENGKMDIAEVLLHFPGIDISIQNSSGKTALDQAKKGGFQGIISLLEILYAKKE, from the coding sequence ATGAAGGGTAAAATAATCTCGGTAAATATTGAACAAAATGAGCTTTCTGACTACATGTTATTTATACTGGAAGAATTGGGCCGGGGCGTAAATATTTTTGATGGTAATGAAACGGAACAGGTTTTGGAGGAACTACTTAATTATAAAAATATTTATCCCGGGCAGAATAATGTTTTGCGCATTTTATTGGGCAAGATAGAACCTGTGGCAACTAAATATGACCTGGGATTTTTACTGGGAGCAGAAAGACCGGAAATCGATGAAAATGATGAAAAAACAAAAGTCAGGGTTTCCATTTATATATGTCTGGAAAGAATCGATGAAATGAACGCAAAGCTTATAATGCCCAGATTAGCCCGAGATTTCGGTGTATTGAAGTTTGGTACTGCGCCGGGGAAATTTTTTACAAAAAACGAATTGCTTATTAAAGCAGCTGACGATAATGACCTGGATAAACTGCAGCTTTTAATAAAAAAAGGAGCGGATGTTAATGCCACAAATGAAGAAGGCGATACAGCTCTAACCTTATCCGCAGATAAAGGCCATATAAAAATTGTAAAAAAACTTCTGGAAATACCCGGAATCAATGTTAATACAAAAAATAATTATAGTGATTCGGCATTAATACTGGCAGTAGACAGCGGCCATCTGAATGTGGTTAAAGAATTAGTAAAGTTCAAAGAGCTGGAAGTTAACGCAATCGGTGAAAATGGGGACACACCTCTGATGTTGGCTGCGGAGAACGGTAAAATGGATATCGCGGAAGTATTGCTTCATTTTCCGGGTATTGATATCAGTATTCAGAATTCCTCAGGAAAAACCGCTCTGGATCAGGCTAAAAAAGGCGGTTTTCAGGGAATAATCAGTTTGCTGGAGATTTTATACGCTAAAAAAGAATAA
- the folE gene encoding GTP cyclohydrolase I FolE, whose amino-acid sequence MKKSIDTEKIENAVKQILKAIGEDTDREGLKETPQRISKMYQEIFSGIHKDPADHIKFFYAENHQEMVVVKNIPFYSMCEHHLLPFFGSADIAYIPDKKITGISKLARIVDTYAKRLQLQERLTTQVAEFIMKNFQPQGVMVVLKAEHLCMSMRGIQKPGTEIITSAVRGVFDSDPKTRNEALELFKK is encoded by the coding sequence ATGAAAAAAAGTATAGACACTGAAAAAATAGAAAATGCTGTAAAACAAATACTCAAAGCAATAGGCGAAGACACTGACCGCGAAGGTTTAAAGGAAACACCCCAACGGATTTCCAAGATGTATCAGGAAATTTTTTCCGGCATACACAAAGATCCGGCTGACCACATCAAATTTTTTTATGCTGAAAACCATCAAGAAATGGTTGTTGTTAAAAATATTCCATTTTACTCCATGTGCGAACACCATCTGTTGCCTTTTTTCGGAAGCGCGGATATTGCCTATATCCCAGACAAAAAAATAACAGGGATCAGCAAACTTGCCCGCATTGTGGACACTTACGCCAAACGCCTGCAGCTTCAGGAAAGGCTCACCACACAGGTTGCCGAATTTATAATGAAAAATTTCCAGCCCCAGGGAGTAATGGTGGTACTCAAGGCCGAACATCTCTGCATGAGCATGCGCGGCATCCAGAAGCCAGGGACTGAAATCATTACTTCCGCTGTCCGGGGTGTTTTCGATTCTGATCCCAAAACCAGAAACGAGGCTCTGGAATTATTTAAGAAATAA
- the thrS gene encoding threonine--tRNA ligase, with protein MNDLSALRHTASHILAQAVLRLYPDAKLGIGPAIDDGFYYDFDLSVNLVPEDLLKIEAEVKKIVKENLPLIKKVLPRDKALTLLKEKKQPYKIELVKELPENEEISFYEQGEFVDLCRGPHVAATGIVKAIKLLRISGAYWRGKETNPMLQRIYGIAFENETELTAYMKFLEEAEKRDHRKLGKELDLFSTQEKAGPGLIYWHPKGARIRHVIESFWKEEHFNHGYELIYSPHIGQSWLWETSGHLGFYKENMFAPMQLDEQDYFVKPMNCPFHILVYKSSLRSYRDLPLRWAELGTVYRYERSGVLHGLLRVRGFTQDDAHIFCTPEQMESEILEVIRFSIYIWKTLGFTDLNFYLSTKPEGSVGDPTEWREAEKALRNALEKENITNYKVDEGGGAFYGPKIDIKIKDALKREWQVSTIQFDFNMPKRFDMTYIGADGNRHQPYMIHRALLGSLERFFGILIEHYMGKFPFWLAPVQFKTLCITNHEETLVFAMHINEQLKLKGFRGAIDDRNEKLGLKIREAQLEQIPYMIIIGDNEAKQNKVSLRKHGESATTIYSIEEVINLFADLTNKKA; from the coding sequence ATGAACGATCTCAGTGCCCTACGACATACTGCTTCTCACATTTTGGCCCAGGCTGTTTTGCGTCTTTATCCTGATGCAAAATTAGGCATAGGACCGGCTATTGATGACGGTTTCTATTATGATTTTGATCTGTCTGTTAATCTTGTACCTGAGGATCTGCTAAAAATTGAAGCGGAAGTGAAAAAAATTGTAAAAGAAAATCTGCCGCTTATCAAAAAAGTGCTTCCAAGAGATAAAGCACTGACGCTGCTTAAAGAAAAAAAGCAGCCCTACAAAATAGAACTGGTTAAAGAATTACCTGAAAACGAGGAAATTTCCTTCTATGAACAGGGCGAGTTTGTGGATTTGTGCAGAGGTCCTCATGTAGCCGCCACCGGAATAGTTAAAGCGATTAAATTGCTCAGAATTTCCGGAGCATACTGGCGCGGAAAAGAAACCAATCCCATGCTGCAACGAATTTACGGGATCGCCTTTGAAAATGAAACCGAGTTAACAGCTTATATGAAATTTCTGGAAGAAGCTGAAAAACGTGACCACCGCAAACTGGGCAAAGAACTGGACCTGTTCAGCACTCAGGAAAAAGCAGGCCCCGGCCTGATATATTGGCATCCTAAAGGTGCCCGTATCCGCCACGTAATTGAATCTTTCTGGAAAGAGGAACATTTTAATCACGGTTATGAATTAATATATTCCCCTCATATAGGTCAGAGCTGGCTATGGGAAACATCCGGGCATTTAGGGTTCTATAAGGAAAATATGTTTGCGCCCATGCAACTGGACGAACAGGATTATTTTGTTAAGCCTATGAATTGTCCCTTTCATATCCTGGTCTACAAGTCCTCGCTAAGGTCCTATCGCGATTTACCGCTTCGCTGGGCAGAACTGGGTACGGTTTACAGATATGAAAGATCCGGCGTTCTGCACGGTTTACTAAGAGTTCGCGGCTTTACTCAAGATGATGCTCACATTTTCTGTACTCCGGAACAAATGGAAAGCGAAATACTGGAAGTAATCAGATTCTCTATTTATATATGGAAAACCTTAGGTTTCACCGACCTGAATTTTTATCTGTCTACCAAACCAGAAGGTTCGGTAGGTGATCCCACGGAGTGGCGGGAAGCCGAAAAAGCGTTGAGAAATGCCTTGGAAAAAGAAAATATTACAAACTATAAAGTAGATGAAGGCGGCGGCGCATTCTACGGACCTAAAATAGATATTAAAATAAAAGACGCCTTAAAACGTGAATGGCAGGTATCCACGATACAGTTTGATTTCAATATGCCCAAACGTTTTGATATGACATATATCGGAGCTGATGGCAACAGACATCAACCTTATATGATACATAGAGCACTCCTGGGTTCTCTGGAAAGATTTTTTGGAATTTTGATCGAACATTATATGGGCAAATTTCCTTTCTGGCTTGCGCCCGTCCAATTCAAAACATTATGCATCACCAACCATGAAGAAACTCTGGTTTTTGCCATGCATATTAACGAACAATTAAAACTAAAGGGTTTTCGCGGCGCCATTGATGACCGTAATGAAAAACTGGGCTTAAAAATTCGTGAAGCGCAACTTGAACAAATTCCCTATATGATTATAATTGGAGATAACGAGGCCAAACAGAACAAGGTGTCTCTCAGAAAACACGGGGAATCCGCCACAACAATTTACTCTATCGAAGAAGTAATTAACCTGTTTGCGGATTTAACCAATAAAAAAGCCTGA
- the infC gene encoding translation initiation factor IF-3, producing MPKNKEIRSDKVRFVDIDNKSQEIMTLADALKKAEEANLDLVAVSPESNPPVCKLLDYSHYIYNQNKLEKKVKKNTKTNIVKELKMSPKISENDYQVRYRATIKFLAKGYKVKVSVLFRGREITHPDLGLSLLKRLSGELQDIAIVEHGPIFNGPMASMVLASAKK from the coding sequence TTGCCGAAGAATAAAGAAATAAGATCAGATAAAGTACGTTTTGTAGATATTGATAATAAATCACAAGAGATTATGACCCTGGCAGATGCCCTGAAGAAAGCGGAAGAGGCAAATTTGGATTTAGTTGCTGTATCTCCGGAAAGTAATCCGCCGGTTTGCAAGTTATTAGATTATAGTCACTATATATATAATCAGAACAAACTGGAAAAAAAGGTCAAAAAAAATACTAAGACCAATATTGTCAAAGAGCTGAAAATGAGCCCAAAAATCAGCGAAAATGACTATCAGGTTCGTTATAGGGCTACAATTAAATTTTTAGCCAAAGGGTATAAAGTAAAGGTATCAGTGCTATTCAGAGGTCGAGAAATTACTCATCCTGACCTGGGTTTATCGCTTCTCAAACGCTTAAGCGGTGAACTTCAGGATATAGCAATAGTTGAACATGGGCCGATTTTTAACGGTCCGATGGCTTCGATGGTTTTAGCATCTGCTAAAAAATAA
- the rpmI gene encoding 50S ribosomal protein L35: MPKMKTRKAAAKRFMLTGKNKITHYSAGMSHLLEHESSKPKRHRRGKRVLNAQNNDKVRKMLGV, encoded by the coding sequence ATGCCAAAAATGAAAACAAGAAAAGCAGCAGCAAAAAGATTCATGCTGACCGGAAAGAATAAAATTACGCACTATTCTGCTGGCATGTCACATTTGCTTGAGCATGAGAGTTCCAAACCTAAACGTCACAGAAGAGGTAAAAGGGTTCTTAATGCCCAGAATAATGATAAAGTTAGAAAAATGTTAGGAGTATAA